Proteins encoded by one window of Cryptococcus gattii WM276 chromosome K, complete sequence:
- a CDS encoding Amidohydrolase, putative, which translates to MAITNINAITSDNVDVDQILQTVHEEILQYAEKLKQISMYMFENPELAFKEVKAHDCLVKFLKQEGFEVDEHFHLATSFKATFKHGEGGHTFGLNSELDALPGIGHACGHPLIAIAGVATLLGLRKAMLRYNIAGRIILLGTPAEETGGGKLKLLQANAYEGMDVCMMVHPGQSQVGQASISPTLAVQSFEVEFHGVSTENHYCCKQIFRLTTNKKPAHAAGAPWDGINALDAATMAYASINAMRQQLHPSDRVHGIIVNGGEAPNIIPKFTSMKYFLRATTAAGMERVKEKVMPCFEAAALATGCTHSVKFNDLLTDIRNCKPIGELFSETMSTMFNIHTVQRYHDWSGGGLSTDFGNITYAMPSCHPFYGIPCDPKRMNHTAEFEQNARADKSHEETWKVATGMAAVALKLFRDPSFSKEVSDTAVESPRSILMYHQAREWWEKDMRGDFMP; encoded by the exons ATGGCTATAACTAATATCAACGCGATAACTAGTGATAATGTCGATGTTGACCAA ATCTTGCAAACGGTCCACGAAGAAATTCTGCAGTATGCCGAGAAGCTGAAACAAATCTCGATGTACATGTTCGAAAACCCTGAACTGGCGTTTAAAGAAGTGAAGGCACATGATTGCCTTGTCAAATTTCTCAAACAGGAGGGATTTGAAGTCGACGAACATTTTCATCTGGCCACAAGCTTCAAAGCCACTTTCAAGCATGGCGAAGGGGGCCATACTTTTGGCTTGAACAGCGAGCTGGACGCGCTCCCTGGAATCGGCCACG CCTGTGGTCATCCTCTAATCGCGATCGCAGGTGTGGCCACACTCCTAGGTCTACGAAAAGCGATGTTGCGATACAATATCGCAGGTCGAATCATTCTATTAGGCACTCCAGCAGAGGAGACTGGCGGAGGGAAATTGAAACTTTTACAAGCTAATGCAT ATGAGGGAATGGACGTATGCATGATGGTCCATCCAGGTCAATCACAAGTGGGACAAGCATCCATCAGTCCTACTTTGGCGGTACAGAGCTTTGAGGTCGAATTTCATGGAGTAAGTACAGAGAATCATTATTGTTGTAAACAGATATTTCGACTTACAACGAATAAGAAACCTGCACATGCAGCTGGTGCCCCTTGGGATGGTATCAATGCGCTAGACGCTGCCACTATGGCCTACGCCTCAATCAATGCCATGAGGCAGCAGCTCCATCCCTCCGATAGGGTGCACGGCATCATCGTTAATGGTGGCGAGGCGCCGAACA TCATCCCTAAATTCACTTCGATGAAATATTTTCTGCGTGCTACAACAGCTGCAGGGATGGAGAGAGTGAAAGAAAAGGTCATGCCGTGCTTTGA AGCGGCTGCCCTTGCGACTGGATGCACGCATTCGGTGAAATTCAACGATTTGCTAACTGATATTCGGAACTGCAAGCCTATAGGA GAATTGTTCTCAGAGACCATGTCAACCATGTTTAATATACATACTGTACAACGATATCATGATTGGTCTGGTGGTGGACTTTCAACCGATTTCGGAAACATTACTTACGCTATGCCATC TTGTCATCCCTTCTATGGGATTCCATGCGATCCCAAACGTATGAACCATACTGCCGAGTTCGAGCAGAACGCACGAGCAGATAAATCTCATGAGGAAACTTGGAAGGTAGCGACAGGAATGGCAGCGGTAGCCTTGAAGTTATTCCGCGATCCGAGCTTCTCAAAAGAGGTAAGTGATACAGCTGTAGAATCTCCAAGATCTATTCTGATGTATCATCAGGCACGGGAATGGTGGGAGAAAGATATGCGAGGTGATTTCATGCCCTAA
- a CDS encoding Drug transporter, putative (Similar to TIGR gene model, INSD accession AAW45748.1) — protein MSSEIQSEVSTLAVRSALPPGCSLGSVHRFSRQNAVPLTSQSGPCPPECQDLIVIWVDFPPQSPEDPFHFSSSRKVIIMILVLFFAFITTWEMSSYSISTTSMRRDFGVPEVDAALGLSLYGWGFAVGPLVLAPITEEYGRYLVMVVSVVSYTILHLMGKNISTILVGRFLLGLTGCIGPTLTPGFIADIYPPEKRGSPMAIFTFILLAGPAIGAMSMGFVEANQHMQWRWVQWIQLIIMGVFTPLMIVGLRETRSLVVLQRQAKRLRKERGLQDGGRYTARAEINRMHLLLALKRSIGRPFCGYNWGVYFIVISGLPYVFSKLHGWNIQITGVAYLAVAVGSFFGFLGNFAQDAVYRRRAAKDGTEARLWASMVAGVLFAIGCFVFGASATSGSSWFGPCAGVALVLGDLANCYGAFASSAVAGMSFLRILLGSSFAIFTENMFNTLTVRYSLIMMGGIAMLLAPIPFVMFFKGPWIRDHSSYSKRLIAEEQKRLDESEISSLEPLVQNESSGATRESKERRESV, from the exons ATGTCGTCGGAAATTCAAAGTGAAGTTTCTACCTTAGCGGTTCGATCCGCTCTCCCGCCAGGATGCTCTCTTGGATCTGTTCACCGTTTTTCCCGCCAAAATGCTGTACCATTGACTTCCCAGTCCGGTCCTTGCCCACCCGAATGCCAGGATCTGATAGTAATCTGGGTCGACTTCCCTCCTCAATCACCGGAAGATCCTTTTCATTTCTCCTCTTCACGGAAGGTTATCATAATGATTCTCGTTCTCTTCTTCGCGTTCATCACGACATGGGAGATGTCGTCTTACTCCATCAGCACGACCAGTATGCGAAGGGACTTTGGGGTACCGGAGGTGGACGCAGCGTTGGGACTATCTCTTTACGGCTGG GGATTCGCTGTCGGTCCACTCGTCCTCGCTCCGATCACTGAGGAATATGGGCGATATCTGGTGATGGTGGTCTCAGTGGTATCCTACACAATATTGCATCTTAT GGGCAAGAACATTAGTACGATCCTCGTAGGCAGGTTCTTGCTGGGGCTCACGGGATGTATCGGTCCCACCTTGACCCCTGGGTTCATCGCAGACATTTATCCTCCTGAAAA ACGAGGCTCTCCCATGGCCATCTTCACATTTATCCTTCTCGCAGGACCTGCCATTGGTGCGATGTCAATGGGATTTGTAGAGGCGAATCAACATATGCAATGGCGATGGGTACAGTGGATACAGCTTA TTATCATGGGCGTCTTTACACCCCTCATGATCGTCGGACTCCGTGAAACTCGGAGCTTGGTCGTGCTCCAAAGACAAGCAAAACGATtaagaaaggaaaggggTTTACAGGACGGCGGACGGTATACTGCAAGGGCTGAGATCAACCGAATGCATCTGCTACTGGCGTTGAAGCGGAGCATTGGACGACCATTCTGTGGGTACAAT TGGGGTGTCTacttcatcgtcatctcTGGTCTACCATACGTCTTTTCAAAGCTCCACGGGTGGAATATACAGATTACTGGCGTGGCATACCTAGCGGTGGC AGTCGGTTCGTTCTTTGGATTCCTCGGGAACTTTGCACAAGATGCCGTGTACAG ACGACGAGCGGCCAAAGATGGTACTGAAGCTCGTTTGTGGGCTTCTATGGTTGCTGGCGTCCTATTTGCGATTGGGTGCTTTGTCTTTGGTGCGTCGGCAACGTCTGGTTCGTCATGGTTTGGACCTTGCGCTGGCGTTGCCTTGGTTTTGGGTGA CTTGGCCAATTGTTATGGAGCCTTCGCTAGCTCAGCAGTCGCTGGAATGTCGTTCTTACGGATCCTCCTCGGCTCAAGCTTTGCCATATTTACTGAAAAT ATGTTCAATACGCTCACTGTGAGATATTCGTTGATCATGATGGGAGGTATAGCGATGCTGCTGGCTCCCATTCCATTCGTAATGTTTTTCAAAGGTCCTTGGATTAGAGATCACAGTTCATACTCCAAAAGATTGATCGCGGAGGAACAGAAACGGCTTGACGAATCGGAGATCTCCAGTTTAGAGCCGCTAGTACAAAATGAGTCTTCTGGCGCAACGCGAGAATCGAAGGAAAGGAGAGAGTCTGTATGA
- a CDS encoding uncharacterized protein (Similar to TIGR gene model, INSD accession AAW42921.1): MIPSNIEVLPDEQYDDTGKPDQLKASDNIAVECVTPDAVWGEITEDGPNYRNLGFARAVILQIKSQIGLGVLGLPAIFGIVGMIPGIILIIVMAAIITWTNYTIGTFKRNHPHVYSVGDAAGVFLGRIGKEVIGVAYLLQMITGVGSTMLSVSIALNAMSQHGVCTVIFVMIAAVVIAMGASLQTLSKIGWLGWIGVFCIMSSVLTLSVAVGVTDRPAAAPQSGSFDKDVKMFGSPDFVSAMNAVNVILFAYAGTPNYLPLVSEMKDLHEYGKSVLVSQAFVTVIYLVVSCVVYHFTGQYIASPALGSAGHLMKRVCYGIAFCGLIVGGLLNLHLVAKYIFVRILGDTIHLSRNTFIHNITCACIVSCAVVAFTIAEAIPVFSHLLSLTGALTCAILCIQLETAMWLYDNWKVPSRTMSWKLKVAINVIMNLIGWFIMGVGTYAAVIEIKNGGSNKPFSCSDNSG, from the exons ATGATACCCAGCAACATCGAAGTCCTGCCAGATGAGCAATATGACGATACGGGGAAGCCAGATCAACTCAAAGCTTCAGATAATATCGCTGTTGAATGCGTCACTCCAGATGCGGTTTGGGGCGAGATTACCGAAGATGGACCCAATTATCGGAATCTTGGATTTGCGCGCGCAGTTATTCTTCAGATAAAGTCTCAAATTGGTCTCGGAGTTCTTGGCCTC CCGGCGATTTTCGGCATAGTTGGTATGATCCCCGGAATTATCTTGATAATCGTTATGGCTGCAATCATCACTT GGACGAATTATACGATTGGGACGTTCAAGCGGAACCATCCGCATGTTTACTCTGTGGGTGATGCCGCCGGGGTCTTCCTTGGCCGCATTGGCAAGGAGGTTATCGGTGTCGCCTATCTG CTTCAAATGATTACCGGTGTTGGTTCCACCATGCTGAGTGTGTCGATAGCTCTAAATGCGATGTCCCA GCACGGTGTATGTACAGTAATTTTCGTAATGATCGCCGCTGTGGTCATCGCTATGGGCGCATCTTTGCAGACACTCTCCAAAATCGGCTGGCTCGGATGGATTGGTGTATTTTGCATCATGTCTTCAGTCCTCACTTTGAGCGTGGCCGTTGGTGTAACCGATCGCCCTGCAGCTGCTCCTCAGAGTGGATCATTTGACAAGGATGTGAAAATGTTTGGGAGCCCTGACTTTGTTTCAGCTATGAATGCAGTGAATGTTATTCTCTTCGCTTACGCTGGTA CACCTAATTACCTACCATTGGTGTCTGAAATGAAGGATCTTCATGAATATGGCAAAAGTGTGCTCGTATCTCAAGCATTTGTTACGGTTATCTACCTC GTCGTTTCGTGTGTAGTGTACCATTTCACAGGGCA GTATATCGCCTCACCCGCGCTTGGATCTGCCGGACACTTAATGAAACGA GTATGCTATGGAATTGCTTTTTGTGGTCTCATTGTTGGCGGACTTCTTAACCTCCACCTTGTAGCCAAATATA TTTTTGTCAGGATTTTGGGCGATACAATTCATCTCTCTCGCAATACCTTCATCCACAACATAACATG TGCATGTATTGTCAGCTGTGCTGTTGTAGCTTTCACGATCGCCGAAGCCATCCCTGTCTTCAGTCATCTCTTATCACTGACTGGTGCTCTCACCTGCGCCATTTTGTGCAT TCAACTCGAAACTGCCATGTGGCTTTATGACAATTGGAAGGTTCCATCTAGAACCATGTCCTGGAAACTCAAGGTGGCAATCAATGTCATAATGAACCTGATCGGGTGGTTCATCATGGGAGTGGGAACTTACGCTGCAGTGATCGAAATCAAGAATGGTGGCTCAAACAA ACCATTTTCCTGCAGTGACAACTCCGGGTAA
- a CDS encoding MFS transporter, putative: MGFLIVVSIYFPIDSAATYSDSNLQTTMFYTHTEATTRISYWFLMNGTAQIFNGLVTYGVYNVDPNKIHPWRLYMIITGGLTLLLGLAFWFLIPDSPLRARFLTHEEKIIAIERLRNQSTGTENKTWKKDQFIEALTDWKTWARGVLLFAIYLGGTGVPAYVLALAWCASSSTGHTKKTTANAMLQIGYCEILFYTACCFIDGQAGVGNLISPQIWRAQYAPRYLVPWAIILASRVISPILLLVIRYYLNKENRRRDALQAEVGEAERFFDENGNEIDTTFLDITDVSRSAS; this comes from the exons ATGGGCTTTCTCATTGTGGTGAGCATCTATTTCCCAATCGACAGTGCAGCTACATATTCTGACAGCAACCTCCAGACGACTATGTTCTACACGCATACTGAAGCAACGACTCGTATTAGTTAC TGGTTCTTGATGAACGGTACAGCCCAAATTTTCAACGGACTTGTTACGTATGGAGTGTACAATGTCGACCCCAATAAGATCCATCCATGGCGACTTTACATGATTATCACGGGGGGCCTCACTCTACTCCTCGGCCTTGCCTTTTGGTTCCTGATTCCTGATTCGCCTTTGAGGGCCCGATTTTTAACGCATGAAGAGAAGATAATTGCCATCGAGCGCCTTCGAAATCAGAGTACTGGGACTGAAAACAAAACCTGGAAAAAAGATCAATTCATCGAAGCCCTCACAGACTGGAAGACCTGGGCG CGAGGCGTTCTACTCTTCGCGATCTACTTGGGAGGCACTGGTGTCCCTGCCTATGTACTCGCCCTCGCTTGGTGCGCGAGTTCTAGCACAGGTCACACCAAGAAGACCACTGCGAATGCAATGCTCCAGATTGGCTATTGTGAGATACTATTTTACACTGCCTGCTGTTTTATTGATGGTCAAGCAGGTGTTGGGAATCTCATCAGTCCTCAAATTTGGAGGGCGCAATATGCGCCTAGATACCTGGTGCCATGGGCAATCATTCTGGCTTCCCGCGTTATCAGTCCGATCCTTTTG CTTGTCATTCGTTACTATCTCAACAAGGAGAATCGTCGTCGTGATGCTTTACAAGCTGAAGTAGGGGAAGCTGAGAGGTTCTTTGATGAGAATGGGAACGAAATTGATACAACATTTTTGGATATCACGGATGTAAGTCGATCGGCATCTTGA
- a CDS encoding Aminotransferase, classes I and II family, putative (Hypothetical Protein) — MARGVAENGLMTDEYIKYFGEALKNGLNPVDMGYGDRLSGSARLKNAIADMFNENFDPIEPVVPEHIITGTGCTTVLDQLSWTILNPGDAILIAAPLCVWQFMEYRSIADGSISYAGFDVNMVSRSGSHVVPVYVPDGEKAISPESLAAFEDALQACKDEGREVKAVLLCNPQNPLGRTYPLETLLAYATFAEKHNLHLISDEIYALSVYDNPNLPDSPQFISFLNIDVEKETGKKFDKSRLHTSGPMASEWDASSHRTIRSCFELCFILAMISENRRRLTAASTFCREWFRKRGVHAFNTVAGHFMLVDFRKHLNITTFTQEKELWQRLLDAGVYTATGGGYHWKYPGFLRITFSVNQDSLKVGHLFTSSMKDR; from the exons ATGGCCAGAGGTGTCGCCGAAAATGGTCTCATGACGGATGAGTATATCAAG TATTTTGGAGAGGCTTTGAAGAATGGGCTCAACCCTGTGGACATGGGATACGGGGATCGTTTGAGTGGCAGCGCTCGATTGAAGAACGCTATTGCGGACATGTTCAATGA GAACTTCGACCCGATCGAGCCAGTTGTGCCGGAGCATATCATCACAG GTACTGGATGTACAACTGTTCTTGATCAACTCTCCTGGACAATTCTCAACCCGGGTGACGCCATATTGATTGCAGCGCCTTTGTGCGTATGGCAGTTTATGGAATATCGATCCATCGCTGACGGTTCAATCAGCTATGCCGGGTTCGACGTCAACATGGTATCCCGATCTGGATCCCATGTCGTTCCTGTCTATGTTCCAGATGGAGAGAAAGCTATCTCACCAGAATCTTTGGCGGCGTTTGAAGACGCTTTGCAAGCCTGCAAGGACGAAGGACGAGAAGTCAAAGCGGTG CTGTTATGCAATCCTCAAAATCCCCTCGGGAGGACATACCCCCTTGAAACACTTCTTGCTTACGCGACGTTCGCAGAGAAGCACAATCTCCACCTTATTAGTGATGAAATTTATGCGTTGAGCGTTTACGATAACCCAA ACCTTCCGGACTCTCCTCAGTTCATAAGTTTCCTCAACATCGATGTCGAAAAGGAGACAGGCAAGAAGTTCGATAAAAGCCGGCTTCACA CTTCGGGGCCAATGGCCTCAGAGTGGGATGCATCATCTCACAGAACAATCCGCTCTTGCTTCGAGCTATGCTTCATACTT GCTATGATTTCGGAGAACCGTCGACGATTGACAGCCGCCTCAACTTTCTGTCGGGAGTGGTTCCGTAAACGGGGAGTACATGCATTCAACACTGTAGC CGGTCATTTCATGCTTGTTGACTTCCGAAAACACCTCAATATTACAACATTCACCCAAGAGAAAGAATTATGGCAGCGTCTCCTGGACGCCGGTGTTTATACT GCGACCGGCGGGGGTTACCACTGGAAATATCCCGGATTCTTGCGAATCACTTTCAGTGTCAATCAGGACTCGTTGAAGGTTGGGCATTTATTTACCTCCTCGATGAAAGATCGCTAA